A window from Hoeflea sp. IMCC20628 encodes these proteins:
- a CDS encoding GFA family protein — protein sequence MSDDQTRTGHCNCGAVSFRTTGPLREVVACHCSQCRRQSGLYFAATNVSDDKIEIEGEADITWYQASDVARRGFCTTCGSALFWKHQADQHISVLAGAFDQPTGLAITKHIFCADKGDFYEITDGLPQYEKGSAGLLVAE from the coding sequence ATGTCAGACGATCAAACCCGCACCGGACACTGCAATTGCGGTGCCGTCAGCTTCCGCACCACCGGCCCGTTGCGTGAGGTTGTCGCCTGCCATTGTTCGCAATGCCGGCGCCAGTCGGGGCTCTATTTCGCTGCCACCAATGTGAGCGACGACAAGATCGAAATCGAGGGTGAGGCCGACATCACCTGGTATCAGGCTTCCGATGTCGCCAGGCGCGGTTTCTGCACCACTTGCGGCTCTGCGCTGTTCTGGAAACATCAGGCGGATCAGCATATTTCGGTGCTGGCGGGGGCGTTTGATCAGCCGACCGGGCTGGCGATCACCAAGCACATCTTCTGTGCCGACAAGGGCGATTTCTACGAGATCACCGATGGATTGCCGCAATACGAAAAAGGCTCGGCCGGGTTGCTGGTGGCGGAGTGA
- a CDS encoding 3-deoxy-7-phosphoheptulonate synthase class II encodes MAQNWTPSSWRNKPIQQVPDYPDAEALKVTEARLAKFPPLVFAGEARRLKSVLADVAEGRGFLLQGGDCAESFAEHEADNIRDFFRVFLQMAVVLTFGAQQPVVKVGRIAGQFAKPRSGPTETRGDVTLPSYRGDIINGIDFDEASRIPDPERQVAAYRQSAATLNLLRAFAQGGYANLDNVHQWMLGFVKDSPQAERYRKLADRISETMDFMKAIGITGDNHPNLRETDFFTSHEALLLGYEEAMTRIDSTSGDYYATSGHMIWLGDRTRQPDHAHVEFARGIKNPIGLKCGPSLQPDELLSLIDILNPANEAGRLTLIARFGHDKVADHLPKLIHAVEREGRKVVWSCDPMHGNTITMNNYKTRPFERILSEVDSFFQIHRAEGTHPGGIHIEMTGKNVTECTGGARALTGEDLQDRYHTHCDPRLNADQALELAFLVAERMKGGRDEQKAVVNG; translated from the coding sequence ATGGCACAGAACTGGACCCCATCAAGCTGGCGCAACAAACCGATCCAGCAGGTCCCGGATTATCCGGATGCAGAGGCACTGAAAGTGACCGAAGCGCGGCTGGCCAAGTTTCCCCCCTTGGTGTTTGCGGGGGAGGCCCGCCGGTTGAAGTCGGTGCTTGCCGACGTCGCCGAAGGCAGGGGCTTTCTGCTTCAGGGTGGCGATTGCGCCGAGAGCTTCGCCGAGCACGAAGCCGACAACATCCGCGATTTCTTCCGCGTCTTCCTGCAGATGGCCGTGGTTCTGACCTTTGGCGCGCAGCAGCCGGTGGTCAAGGTCGGCCGCATTGCCGGCCAGTTTGCCAAGCCGCGTTCGGGACCGACCGAAACCAGGGGCGATGTGACGCTGCCGAGCTACCGCGGCGACATCATCAATGGCATCGACTTCGACGAAGCCTCGCGGATCCCCGATCCGGAGCGTCAGGTTGCGGCCTACCGGCAGTCGGCGGCAACGCTCAACCTGTTGCGCGCCTTTGCCCAGGGCGGCTACGCCAATCTCGACAATGTGCACCAGTGGATGCTCGGCTTCGTCAAGGATAGCCCCCAGGCCGAGCGCTACCGCAAGCTCGCTGACCGGATTTCCGAGACCATGGATTTCATGAAGGCGATCGGCATCACCGGCGACAACCACCCGAACCTGCGCGAGACCGATTTCTTCACCAGCCATGAAGCGCTGCTGCTTGGCTATGAAGAAGCCATGACCCGCATCGATTCGACCTCGGGCGATTACTACGCCACATCCGGCCACATGATCTGGCTCGGCGACCGTACCCGCCAGCCCGACCACGCCCATGTCGAATTTGCCCGCGGCATCAAGAACCCGATCGGTCTCAAATGCGGCCCGTCGCTGCAGCCCGACGAGTTGCTTTCGCTGATCGACATCTTGAACCCGGCCAACGAAGCCGGCCGGCTCACCCTGATCGCCCGTTTCGGTCACGACAAGGTTGCCGATCACCTGCCCAAGCTGATCCACGCCGTCGAGCGTGAAGGCCGCAAGGTGGTGTGGTCATGCGATCCGATGCACGGCAACACCATCACCATGAACAACTACAAGACCCGTCCCTTCGAGCGGATCCTGTCGGAAGTGGATTCGTTCTTCCAGATCCACCGTGCCGAGGGCACCCATCCCGGCGGCATCCACATCGAGATGACCGGCAAGAATGTCACCGAATGCACCGGCGGTGCCCGGGCGCTCACCGGCGAAGACCTGCAGGACCGCTACCACACCCATTGCGACCCGCGTCTCAACGCCGACCAGGCCCTGGAACTCGCCTTCCTCGTGGCTGAGCGCATGAAGGGCGGACGCGACGAGCAGAAAGCGGTTGTCAACGGGTAA
- a CDS encoding NAD+ synthase: MTQIQTAQTDTIRIAVGQLNPIVGDISGNLAKARQARSDAARHGADVLLLTELFISGYPPEDLVTKPAFLKSCLKAIEELAAETADGGPAVIIGYPRFEGDKRFNSAAVLDGGKIMASRDKVDLPNYGEFDEKRVFDAGEMPGPVALRGVRFGIPVCEDIWGDLGVCETLSESGAEILIVPNGSPYYRGKVDIRHQVVLKQVIESGLPMIYANQLGGQDELVFDGASFAMNADKSLAFQMSQFEEAVSVSTWKRQADGDWVCASGPMSQIPVAEEADYRACMLGLRDYVNKNGFRNVVLGLSGGIDSAICAALAVDALGEERLRAVMLPYRYTSESSFADAEACARALGCRYDTVAIEEPVQGFLTALGEMFEGTDEGITEENLQSRARGVILMAISNKFGSMVVTTGNKSEMSVGYATLYGDMNGGFNPIKDLYKMQVYALSRWRNTHVPPGALGPSGEVIPVNIIDKAPSAELRPDQTDQDSLPPYPVLDDILECLVENEMGVDEIVARGHDVATVHRIEHLLYIAEYKRRQSAPGVKITRKNFGRDRRYPITNRFRDR, encoded by the coding sequence ATGACCCAGATCCAAACCGCCCAGACCGACACCATCCGCATCGCCGTTGGGCAGCTCAATCCCATCGTTGGCGATATTTCCGGCAATCTCGCCAAGGCCCGGCAGGCGCGTTCCGACGCCGCCCGCCATGGCGCCGATGTGCTGCTGCTGACCGAGTTGTTCATCTCCGGCTATCCGCCCGAGGATCTGGTGACCAAACCGGCCTTCCTCAAAAGCTGCCTGAAGGCGATTGAGGAATTGGCGGCCGAGACTGCTGATGGCGGACCGGCGGTGATCATCGGTTATCCGCGTTTTGAGGGCGACAAGCGCTTCAATTCGGCTGCCGTTCTCGATGGCGGCAAGATCATGGCTTCACGCGACAAGGTGGATTTGCCCAACTATGGCGAATTCGACGAGAAACGGGTGTTTGATGCCGGCGAGATGCCCGGCCCGGTGGCGCTGCGTGGCGTGCGTTTCGGCATTCCGGTCTGCGAGGATATCTGGGGCGATCTCGGCGTTTGCGAAACGCTGAGCGAGAGCGGCGCGGAAATTCTCATCGTGCCCAACGGATCGCCCTATTATCGTGGCAAGGTCGACATCCGCCATCAGGTGGTGCTCAAGCAGGTGATCGAAAGCGGTCTGCCGATGATCTATGCCAACCAGCTCGGCGGTCAGGATGAACTGGTCTTCGATGGCGCCAGCTTCGCCATGAATGCCGACAAGAGCCTCGCCTTTCAGATGAGCCAGTTCGAGGAAGCCGTTTCGGTCAGTACCTGGAAACGCCAGGCTGATGGCGACTGGGTCTGCGCCAGCGGACCCATGTCGCAGATCCCGGTGGCCGAGGAAGCCGATTACCGCGCCTGCATGCTCGGCCTGCGCGATTACGTCAACAAGAACGGATTTCGCAATGTGGTGCTCGGGCTGTCGGGCGGCATTGATTCGGCCATCTGCGCAGCCCTCGCGGTCGATGCGCTGGGCGAGGAGCGCCTGCGCGCCGTCATGCTGCCCTACCGCTACACCTCTGAGAGCTCGTTCGCCGATGCCGAGGCCTGTGCCCGCGCACTTGGCTGCCGTTACGACACTGTGGCGATCGAGGAGCCGGTACAGGGCTTCCTCACCGCACTCGGCGAGATGTTTGAAGGCACCGACGAGGGCATCACCGAGGAAAACCTGCAGAGCCGGGCGCGCGGTGTCATCCTTATGGCGATCTCCAACAAGTTCGGCTCAATGGTGGTCACCACCGGCAACAAGAGCGAAATGAGCGTCGGCTACGCCACGCTCTATGGCGACATGAATGGCGGCTTCAATCCGATCAAGGATCTCTACAAGATGCAGGTCTATGCGCTGTCGCGCTGGCGCAACACTCACGTCCCGCCAGGCGCGCTCGGCCCTTCGGGCGAGGTGATCCCGGTCAACATCATCGACAAGGCGCCCTCGGCAGAGCTCCGGCCGGATCAGACAGACCAGGATTCGCTGCCGCCCTATCCGGTGCTTGATGATATTCTCGAATGTCTGGTCGAAAACGAGATGGGCGTCGACGAGATCGTCGCCCGCGGCCATGACGTGGCCACCGTGCACCGCATCGAGCATCTGCTCTATATCGCCGAATACAAGCGGCGGCAGTCGGCGCCCGGCGTCAAGATCACCCGCAAGAATTTTGGCCGCGACCGGCGTTACCCGATCACCAACCGGTTTAGGGATCGCTGA
- a CDS encoding class III extradiol ring-cleavage dioxygenase, giving the protein MTQLSENPMPALFLSHGSPDTAIADTQAAAWLRQLAADLPRPRAIVVASAHFEVAGSVVVSADPHPETIHDFGGFAPELYAIEYPAPGDPELAQRIASDLQSAGFSARAVAKRGFDHGVWVPLTLAYPEADIPVVSLSVDPSKGPEHHYRLGQALAGLGREGVLIIGSGSFTHNLGEAFKALRTGQRQLAVPVWVQQFSDWMNEKIAANDIAALLDYRRLAPYAVENHPTDEHLLPLYVALGAAGEAGRAKLVHDSAEFGVLAMTMWRFDKARVAATA; this is encoded by the coding sequence ATGACCCAGTTGTCCGAAAACCCCATGCCCGCCCTTTTCCTGTCCCACGGTTCGCCCGACACGGCGATTGCCGACACCCAGGCCGCCGCCTGGCTCAGGCAGCTGGCTGCGGATCTGCCACGGCCGCGCGCCATTGTCGTCGCCAGCGCTCATTTCGAAGTCGCCGGCAGCGTGGTCGTCTCGGCTGATCCGCATCCTGAAACCATCCATGATTTCGGTGGCTTCGCGCCGGAACTCTACGCCATTGAGTATCCCGCTCCGGGCGATCCGGAACTGGCGCAACGCATCGCGAGTGATCTGCAGTCGGCGGGCTTTTCGGCCCGAGCCGTGGCAAAACGCGGTTTTGACCATGGTGTCTGGGTGCCGCTGACGCTGGCCTATCCCGAGGCCGATATTCCGGTGGTGTCGCTTTCGGTCGATCCGAGCAAGGGACCTGAGCATCATTACCGGCTGGGTCAGGCGCTCGCAGGCCTTGGCCGTGAGGGCGTGCTGATCATCGGCTCAGGCTCGTTCACCCACAATCTCGGCGAGGCCTTCAAGGCATTGAGGACCGGTCAACGCCAGCTTGCAGTGCCAGTCTGGGTGCAGCAGTTTTCCGACTGGATGAATGAGAAAATCGCTGCCAATGACATTGCGGCATTGCTCGATTATCGCCGTCTGGCACCCTATGCAGTCGAAAACCATCCGACTGACGAGCATCTGCTGCCGCTCTATGTGGCGCTCGGGGCTGCCGGTGAGGCGGGCAGGGCCAAACTGGTGCATGACAGCGCCGAATTCGGCGTGCTGGCGATGACCATGTGGCGGTTTGACAAGGCAAGGGTTGCAGCTACGGCTTAA